A single genomic interval of Mauremys reevesii isolate NIE-2019 linkage group 24, ASM1616193v1, whole genome shotgun sequence harbors:
- the LOC120390511 gene encoding scale keratin-like produces MSSSKALCYPRPPCYPDICPDPYVNAWNEPCVTSCGDSSAVVYAPPVVVRFPGPILATCPQDSVVGSTLPNLPYGYGGPYGGGSFSGSIGSGDVYGGGYGAGYGGGYGGGYGGGYGGGYGGLYGYGKRYGRKCYSSRFGSCGPC; encoded by the coding sequence ATGTCTTCCAGCAAAGCTCTGTGTTACCCACGCCCACCATGTTATCCTGACATCTGCCCAGACCCATATGTTAATGCCTGGAATGAGCCTTGTGTCACATCATGCGGCGACTCGAGCGCAGTGGTCTATGCACCACCGGTTGTCGTGAGATTCCCGGGACCTATTCTCGCTACCTGCCCTCAAGACAGCGTTGTGGGAAGCACCTTACCAAATTTACCCTATGGATATGGGGGCCCATATGGAGGTGGTAGTTTCAGTGGCTCAATCGGTTCTGGGGATGTTTATGGAGGTGGATACGGTGCTGGCTATGGTGGTGGATACGGTGGTGGCTATGGAGGTGGATATGGTGGTGGATATGGGGGCTTATATGGGTATGGGAAGAGATATGGTAGGAAGTGCTATTCTTCCCGCTTTGGAAGTTGTGGTCCATGCTAA
- the LOC120390664 gene encoding scale keratin-like gives MSSSKALCYPRPPCYPDICPDPYVDAWNEPCVTSCGDSSAVVYAPPVVVRFPGPILATCPQDSVVGSTLPNLPYGYGGPYGGGSFSGSVGSGGAYGGGYGGGYGAGYGSGYGGLYGYGKRYGRKCYSSRFGSCGPC, from the coding sequence ATGTCTTCCAGCAAAGCTCTGTGTTACCCACGTCCACCATGTTATCCCGACATCTGCCCAGACCCATATGTTGATGCCTGGAACGAGCCTTGTGTCACATCATGTGGTGACTCGAGTGCAGTGGTCTATGCACCACCGGTTGTCGTGAGATTCCCAGGACCAATTCTCGCTACCTGCCCTCAAGACAGCGTTGTGGGAAGCACCTTACCAAATTTACCCTATGGATATGGGGGCCCATATGGAGGTGGTAGTTTCAGTGGCTCAGTCGGTTCTGGGGGTGCTTATGGAGGTGGATATGGTGGTGGATATGGTGCTGGGTATGGCAGTGGATATGGTGGCTTATACGGGTATGGGAAGAGATATGGTAGGAAGTGCTATTCTTCCCGCTTTGGAAGCTGTGGCCCATGTTAA
- the LOC120390675 gene encoding scale keratin-like, protein MSSSKALCYPRPPCYPDICPDPYVDAWNEPCVTSCGDSSAVVYAPPVVVRFPGPILATCPQDSIVGSTLPNLPYGYGGPYGGGSFSGSVGSGGAYGGGYGGGYGAGYGSGYGGLYGYGKRYGRKCYSSRFGSCGPC, encoded by the coding sequence ATGTCTTCCAGCAAAGCTCTGTGTTACCCACGTCCACCATGTTATCCCGACATCTGCCCAGACCCATATGTTGATGCCTGGAACGAGCCTTGTGTCACATCATGTGGTGACTCGAGTGCAGTGGTCTATGCACCACCGGTTGTCGTGAGATTCCCAGGACCAATTCTCGCTACCTGCCCTCAAGACAGCATCGTGGGAAGCACCTTACCAAATTTACCCTATGGATATGGGGGCCCATATGGAGGTGGTAGTTTCAGTGGCTCAGTCGGTTCTGGGGGTGCTTATGGAGGTGGATATGGTGGTGGATATGGTGCTGGGTATGGCAGTGGATATGGTGGCTTATACGGGTATGGGAAGAGATATGGTAGGAAGTGCTATTCTTCCCGCTTTGGAAGCTGTGGCCCATGTTAA
- the LOC120390640 gene encoding scale keratin-like, with translation MSSSKALCYPRPPCYPDICPDPYVDAWNEPCVTSCGDSSAVVYAPPVVVRFPGPILATCPQDSVVGSTLPNLPYGYGGPYGGGSFGGSVSSGGAYGGGYGGGYGAGYGGGYGGGYGGLYGYGKRYGRKCYSSRFGSCGPC, from the coding sequence ATGTCTTCCAGCAAAGCTCTGTGTTACCCACGCCCACCATGTTATCCCGACATCTGCCCAGACCCATATGTTGATGCCTGGAACGAGCCTTGTGTCACATCATGCGGCGACTCGAGCGCAGTGGTCTATGCACCACCGGTTGTCGTGAGATTCCCAGGACCTATTCTTGCTACCTGCCCCCAAGACAGTGTTGTGGGAAGCACCTTACCAAATTTACCCTATGGATATGGGGGCCCATATGGGGGTGGTAGTTTTGGTGGCTCAGTCAGTTCTGGGGGTGCTTATGGAGGTGGATATGGAGGTGGATACGGTGCTGGCTATGGAGGTGGATATGGTGGTGGATATGGGGGCTTATACGGGTATGGGAAGAGATATGGTAGGAAGTGCTATTCTTCCCGCTTTGGAAGTTGTGGCCCATGTTAA